GGAATTAGGTACCGCGATGATGATAAAAATGCATCTACGGCCGCATTACGTATCATAAAATCGATACATATTAAGTAACTGCTGAGGTGGGCTAAGAATTAATCCGTGTTTTTCGCAATTCTTAAGCTATTATTCAATAACTTTGCACGATTTTTTAAAAAAGAATAATAAGCAATGCCTCAGACAAGATCAATCCAGCCTGCGATATTACTGTTAGAAGATGGAACAGTATTTCAGGGAAAAGCTTTTGGTAAAATAGGCACCGCTTCCGGTGAGCTGTGTTTTAATACTGGTATGACGGGATATCAGGAAGTATTTACCGATCCTTCCTATAAAGGGCAGGTCCTTATCATGAATAATTGCTATATCGGTAATTATGGGGTGAAAAAGGATGATGTAGAGAGTGAAAGTGTGAAAATTAATGGCTTGATCGCTAAGAACATTGCATACAATTACTCCCGTCCAATGGCGGATGGTTCTCTGGAGAATTTCCTGAATGAGAATAACCTGGTTGCTATTTACGATGTAGATACCCGTGCGCTGGTATCACACATCCGTAGCCAGGGTGCAATGAACTGTATCATTTCTTCCGAAATACTTGACGTAGATCAGCTGAAAGCTAAGCTGAAGGAAGTACCTTCAATGGAAGGTCAGGCCCTCTGCAAGGAAGTGTCTACCAAAGAGGCTTATAATGTAGGCGATCCTAACGCTGATATCCGTATAGCAGTACTGGACAATGGTGTAAAGCGTAATATGCTGAAATGCCTGTCTGACAAAGGTGCTTACCTACAGGTATTCCCTACAGATACTCCATTTGAAGAGTGCGAAAAATTCAAGCCGAATGCTTACTTTGTATCCAACGGTCCTGGTGATCCGGCGCCGCTGAAATATGCAGTGGATACAGTGAAGAAAATTCTGGCAGCAGAAAAACCAATGTTTGGTATCTGTCTGGGACATCAGTTGCTGGCACTGGCCAACGACATCCCTACTTATAAAATGCACCACGGTCACCGCGGTCTGAACCATCCGGTAAAGAACCTGGCGACCGGTCGTTGCGAAATCACTACCCAGAACCACGGTTTTGCGGTAGATCCTAAGGCAATAGCTGCCAGCGAGCATGTAGAGGTAACACACGTAAACCTGAACGACGAGTCAATCGAAGGTATCAGGATTAAGAACAAACCTGCATTCTCCGTACAGTACCATCCGGAGTCAACTCCTGGTCCGTATGACAGCCGTTACCTGTTCGATGACTTCTTTACCATGATTAAGAAGCACATGTAAGATTAGTTTGTATGTAGAATATGACCAAAAGGCGGTCCGGCTATGTCCGGGCCGTTTCTATTTGTGCTAAAATACTGGTTGAAAAGAAAGGGGCTTTTGCACCATGCAAAAGCCCCTTTTTATTGAGTGAGATATAAATAGTATTGATTATCAATAGTTTAAATGGATATAGGACAAAAAAATACGGCTCCGTGAACGGAGCCGTTTGCCTTTATAAATTCCACGTTATGAAAAACTGATACAAAAATACGGTATTTTGCTAAAACGTTTTAGTTTTCTTCAAACTTTTTTACAGAAATCTGAAAATTTCTTTTTTCTGTAGTCGCAACACCTTTATGTTGACGGAGTAAAGTTCGGTTGATAAAAACGTTCGGAAAAATTTCTAAGGTTAAATTTATGCTAAACCACGAGTTTCACTATCCTCTACTTTCTTTCTCTATCCCGTCGTTCACAATTCAAATATACGAACTAAATTGAAGAATCCAACATTTTTTATAGAAATATTGCACATTCTGTTTAAAAAAGTGTACATATATTTTTTCTTAATGTAAAAAAGAGGCTGTTTGGGCCTCTTTTTCTATTTGTGAAAAGAAATTCTATTATATAGAATTTTATATAATATATCTATTGCCTGGCTTCAGCCATTGTTTCCTGTGCGACTTCGGTGCGACCTGGATAAATTTCCAGGGCTTTTCTTAAACAGATCATCGCCTGACGGATATCATCGGTATTAATGACATAGGCGAGTCTTACCTCATTACGGCCTAAACCTGGGGTTGCATAAAAACCGGTAGCTGGTGCCAGCATCAGTGTTTTGCCTTCGTAATCGAAGCTTTCCAGCAGCCACTGGCAGAATTTATCGCTGTTATCGATCGGCAGGCGGGCCATGGCGTAAAATGCGCCTCCCGGATTAGGGCAAAACACGCCTGGGATCTCGTTGAGCATGCTCACCAGCAGATCTCTTCGGCGAAGGTATTCTGCCTTAATCTCCCAGAAGTAGTTGAGTGGCAGGTCTACGGCAGCTTCACCTGCAATCTGCGCAAAGGAAGGAGGGCTTAATCTTGCCTGAGCGAATTTCATAACTGAATCCAATACCCGTTGGTTTTTAGTTACCAGGGCGCCAATACGGCCGCCGCAGGCGCTATAACGCTTGGATATGGTATCCATCAGGATGACATGTTGCTCCAGCCCCTCCAGCATCATGGCGGAGAAATGATCTCCTACATAGCAGAACTCCCTGTATGCTTCGTCAGAAAAGAGGTACAGGTCATACTTCAAACACAGTTGTTTCAGTACGTTCAGTTCTTCATGGCTGTAAAGATAGCCGGTGGGGTTGTTGGGATTACAGATCATCAGCGCTTTGGTGCGAGGCGTGATGGCTTTTTCGAATTCCTCCATGGCTGGCAGTGCGAAACCGGATTCGATGGAAGATGTGATGGTAGTGACTGTTACACCTGCTTCTGTAGCAAAACCATTGTAGTTTGCATAGAAAGGTTCAGGTACCAGTACTTCATCGCCCGCATCCAGGCAGGCCATAAATGCGAACATAATGGCTTCAGAGCCACCTGTGGTGACAATAATCTGCTGATGGTTTAGATCAATACCAAATCGTTCATAATAAGTCACGAGTTTGCGGCGGTAGCTTTCGTTTCCCGCGCTGTGACTGTATTCAAGAATTTTGAAGTCTGAATGGCGTACCGCATCCAGAACCTGTTTTGGTGTTTCAATATCGGGTTGGCCGATATTCAGGTGGAATACCCTGGTCCCTTTTTTCTTAGCAGTTTCTGCGTAAGGGACAAGTTTTCGGATGGGAGAAGCAGGCATTTCCTCACCTCTCTTGCTAATGGTAGGCATATATTGTGTTTGATTGCGTATACAAAGGTAGTGGATTCGCAGATGCTGATGGTTGGATAAAAATATGGTATGCAGATAGAGCCTGGCAGCAAAAAAAAAGCCTTACAATTTTAAAAACTGTAAGGCTTAATAAGTTATACAACGGGGGCCGTTGCAATGGCAGTACAAATTAGTTTTCAACTTGGCCTGTCAGGTGCAGTTCTTTATCCTGATCTACTCCCTTAACTTTTACCCAGATAGTTTTGTTCTGTGTACCTACACTATTTGCGCTGTAACCTGCAGTAATCTTACCTTTTTTACCAGGCAGGATTGGTTCTTTGGTCCAGGTTGGAGTAGTACAACCACAGCTTGCACGTGCAGTTTCAATGATAACTGGTTCTTTGCTGACGTTGGTGAATTCGAAATCAACGGAAACTGGTTTGTTGAACTTAGTTTTACCGAAGTCAATGGTTTCTTTCGCAAATTTCACTTTACCATCAACAGGATTTGCTGGTGTAGTAGTCTGAGATTGAGCCCAAAGAGCAGTAGTTAACAACATGCTCGCAAATAGGGATAAGATAAACTTTTTCATTTGATATAATGTGGTTTAAGACGATTGGTTAAAAAATGATCACCGTTTCGTAAGTAACAAATTTACAGCCAAAAATAACGCTTCAATAGAGAATTTATTAAAATCTTATTAAAAAAATTCTAATTATTTTACCTGATACATTTACAATCATTTCTCACTTGTATTTTATACCTTACTTTTGTGACATATACAACGAGGCATGATAGAAAACAATGAACTAACTATGAATACGGAAAGCCGGCTGTCATTCGAGGAATTTCGGAAAGAAGTACTTGAGGATTACCGCCTGGCCTGCGAAAGCAGAGAAGTTAGTCTGCTGGCCCGTAAGGAAGTCCTTACAGGTAAGGCCAAGTTCGGTATATTCGGAGATGGAAAGGAAGTGGCTCAGGTAGCCATGGCCAAATATTTCCAGCCAGGAGATTTCCGCTCCGGTTACTACCGTGATCAGACGTT
This Chitinophaga sancti DNA region includes the following protein-coding sequences:
- the carA gene encoding glutamine-hydrolyzing carbamoyl-phosphate synthase small subunit is translated as MPQTRSIQPAILLLEDGTVFQGKAFGKIGTASGELCFNTGMTGYQEVFTDPSYKGQVLIMNNCYIGNYGVKKDDVESESVKINGLIAKNIAYNYSRPMADGSLENFLNENNLVAIYDVDTRALVSHIRSQGAMNCIISSEILDVDQLKAKLKEVPSMEGQALCKEVSTKEAYNVGDPNADIRIAVLDNGVKRNMLKCLSDKGAYLQVFPTDTPFEECEKFKPNAYFVSNGPGDPAPLKYAVDTVKKILAAEKPMFGICLGHQLLALANDIPTYKMHHGHRGLNHPVKNLATGRCEITTQNHGFAVDPKAIAASEHVEVTHVNLNDESIEGIRIKNKPAFSVQYHPESTPGPYDSRYLFDDFFTMIKKHM
- a CDS encoding pyridoxal phosphate-dependent aminotransferase; translated protein: MPTISKRGEEMPASPIRKLVPYAETAKKKGTRVFHLNIGQPDIETPKQVLDAVRHSDFKILEYSHSAGNESYRRKLVTYYERFGIDLNHQQIIVTTGGSEAIMFAFMACLDAGDEVLVPEPFYANYNGFATEAGVTVTTITSSIESGFALPAMEEFEKAITPRTKALMICNPNNPTGYLYSHEELNVLKQLCLKYDLYLFSDEAYREFCYVGDHFSAMMLEGLEQHVILMDTISKRYSACGGRIGALVTKNQRVLDSVMKFAQARLSPPSFAQIAGEAAVDLPLNYFWEIKAEYLRRRDLLVSMLNEIPGVFCPNPGGAFYAMARLPIDNSDKFCQWLLESFDYEGKTLMLAPATGFYATPGLGRNEVRLAYVINTDDIRQAMICLRKALEIYPGRTEVAQETMAEARQ
- a CDS encoding DUF1573 domain-containing protein, coding for MKKFILSLFASMLLTTALWAQSQTTTPANPVDGKVKFAKETIDFGKTKFNKPVSVDFEFTNVSKEPVIIETARASCGCTTPTWTKEPILPGKKGKITAGYSANSVGTQNKTIWVKVKGVDQDKELHLTGQVEN